The following proteins are co-located in the Cyprinus carpio isolate SPL01 chromosome B19, ASM1834038v1, whole genome shotgun sequence genome:
- the LOC122140810 gene encoding putative protein TPRXL has protein sequence MSASERALETPSDGSSPQSKQEVELIAPVKGKQMEDVTGRPTTSTKSFLGSAGKSGSPSTSSLSSPSSASGRAKMSVCGPSSKTTPSSSSSSSLSSSSSSSAQSSAGPPAKVHRARKTMNRPPFPQMKSVETIAAATPEKTVNNEKT, from the exons ATGTCGGCATCTGAGCGCGCACTCGAG ACCCCATCAGATGGGAGCTCTCCTCAATCCAAACAGGAAG TGGAGCTGATTGCGCCTGTAAAGGGAAAACAGATGGAAGACGTGACGGGACGTCCCACCACATCCACTAAATCATTCCTAG GCAGTGCTGGTAAAAGCGGCTCTCCCTCCACCTCGTCTCTCTCGTCGCCGTCATCAGCGTCCGGCAGAGCTAAAATGAGCGTCTGCGGTCCGAGCAGTAAGACGACTCcgtcctcctcctcatcctcatcactctcctcatcctcatcctcctcagcTCAGTCTTCAGCCGGTCCTCCTGCTAAAGTCCACCGTGCACGCAAGACCATGAACAGACCGCCGTTCCCACAG ATGAAGTCTGTTGAGACGATCGCAGCAGCTACACCTGAGAAAACCGTCAACAACGAGAAAACATAG
- the LOC109111017 gene encoding palmitoyltransferase ZDHHC3-like has translation MKSSPASRSRDIERQAGYLRPEHCVPPPPRTYSANDMWFIRDGCGIVCGVITWLLVFYAEFVVVFVMLLPVKNVLYSLINGALFNGLAFLALASHFKAMCTDPGAVPKGNATKEFIESLQLKPGQVVYKCPKCCSIKPDRAHHCSVCKRCIRKMDHHCPWVNNCVGESNQKYFVLFTMYIALISLHALIMVAINFIFCLEEDWGKCSSFSPPTTVILLILLCFESLLFLIFTAVMFGTQIHSICNDETGIEQLKKEEKRWAKRSKWMNMKVVFGHPFSVAWLSPFAPPDHGKANLYQYVV, from the exons ATGAAGAGTTCCCCAGCTAGCCGCAGTCGGGACATCGAGCGTCAGGCAGGATATCTGCGGCCGGAGCACTGCGTGCCGCCACCTCCACGGACATACTCTGCCAACGACATGTGGTTCATCCGGGACGGCTGCGGCATCGTGTGCGGCGTGATCACGTGGCTGCTGGTCTTCTACGCTGAGTTTGTGGTCGTCTTCGTAATGCTGCTGCCAGTGAAGAATGTGCTGTACAGCCTAATTAACGGCGCCTTGTTTAACGGACTGGCTTTCCTCGCCCTGGCCTCACACTTCAAAGCCATGTGCACCGACCCg GGAGCCGTTCCAAAGGGAAACGCCACTAAAGAGTTTATCGAGAGTCTGCAGCTCAAGCCTGGACAGGTGGTGTATAAATGTCCCAAATGCTGCAGCATCAAACCGGATAGAGCTCATCACtgcag TGTGTGTAAGCGCTGTATCAGGAAGATGGACCATCATTGTCCCTGGGTCAACAACTGTGTGGGAGAGAGCAACCAAAAATACTTTGTGCTTTTCACT ATGTACATTGCTTTGATTTCTCTTCATGCTCTCATCATGGTCGCTATCAATTTTATCTTCTGTTTGGAAGAAGACTGGGGAA AGTGCAGTTCCTTCTCTCCTCCGACGACcgtcatcctcctcatcctcctgtGCTTTGAGAGCCTGCTCTTCCTCATCTTCACTGCTGTGATGTTCGGGACGCAGATTCACTCCATCTGTAACGATGAGACT GGAATCGAGCAGCTGAAGAAAGAAGAGAAACGATGGGCCAAAAGGTCCAAGTGGATGAACATGAAGGTGGTGTTCGGCCACCCGTTCTCTGTGGCCTGGCTGAGTCCGTTTGCCCCGCCGGATCACGGGAAGGCCAATCTCTACCAGTATGTGGTCTGA